One Longimicrobiaceae bacterium DNA segment encodes these proteins:
- a CDS encoding ATP-binding protein, protein MTDEGHLAEVSPVVTTDRSAVERRILILAPIGRTAPLARDILERAGFACEVCATMGELCTEIGHGAGAALLLEEAISAEADARKFAAALQAQPDWSDLPVTVFVADLERTATWFRYFAKLMPGRSIVVLERPIRAPALISLMTSLLQARARQCEVRDLMIELGRARHEAEAANFAKSEFLAVMSHELRTPLNAIIGFSDLLVDGISGPLAETPRRQVERIGKSAWHLLGLIEDILAHARIEAGKEELRLEPVSAADLAREAATVVEPLAAKKGLALLVSVPEDRVSIETDARKVRQILLNLLSNAIKFTERGEVALKLEPAPGGGVVFQVRDTGGGIAPRHLETIFEAFEQVDPSLTRREQGTGLGLGVSRKLALLLGGELSVESELGVGSTFTLRLPKSAPPGVSGGAGGGP, encoded by the coding sequence GTGACCGACGAGGGACATCTCGCCGAGGTATCCCCGGTAGTGACCACAGATCGAAGTGCGGTCGAGAGACGCATTCTGATCCTGGCGCCGATCGGGCGGACCGCCCCGCTCGCCCGCGACATCCTCGAGAGAGCAGGGTTCGCCTGCGAGGTTTGCGCGACCATGGGGGAGCTGTGCACCGAGATCGGCCATGGCGCCGGCGCCGCATTACTCCTCGAGGAGGCGATCTCGGCCGAGGCCGACGCTCGGAAGTTTGCCGCGGCACTCCAGGCCCAACCCGACTGGTCGGACCTGCCGGTCACCGTGTTCGTCGCCGACCTGGAGCGCACCGCGACCTGGTTCCGGTACTTCGCCAAGCTCATGCCCGGCCGGAGCATCGTCGTCCTCGAGCGGCCCATCCGCGCGCCGGCTCTGATCTCCCTGATGACTTCCCTGCTCCAGGCCCGCGCGCGCCAGTGCGAGGTGCGAGACCTCATGATCGAGCTGGGCCGGGCCCGCCACGAGGCCGAAGCCGCGAACTTCGCGAAGAGCGAATTCCTGGCCGTCATGTCGCATGAGCTGAGAACGCCGTTGAATGCAATCATCGGGTTCAGCGACCTGCTGGTCGATGGGATCTCCGGCCCGCTCGCGGAAACTCCCAGGAGGCAGGTGGAACGCATCGGCAAGAGCGCGTGGCACCTGCTGGGCCTCATCGAGGACATCCTGGCCCACGCTCGCATCGAAGCAGGCAAGGAGGAGCTCAGGCTCGAACCGGTGAGTGCCGCCGACCTCGCCCGGGAGGCGGCCACGGTCGTCGAGCCACTCGCGGCCAAGAAGGGGCTGGCGCTTCTGGTCAGCGTGCCGGAGGACCGCGTCTCGATCGAGACTGACGCCCGGAAGGTGAGACAGATCCTCCTCAACCTGTTGAGCAACGCGATCAAGTTCACGGAGCGAGGTGAAGTCGCGCTCAAGCTCGAACCCGCGCCGGGCGGTGGCGTGGTCTTCCAGGTCCGTGATACGGGGGGCGGGATCGCCCCCAGGCACCTGGAGACCATCTTCGAGGCCTTCGAGCAGGTCGATCCCTCCCTGACGCGAAGGGAACAGGGCACCGGCCTGGGTCTCGGCGTCAGCCGCAAGCTGGCGCTCTTGCTCGGCGGAGAGCTGTCCGTCGAGAGCGAGCTGGGGGTGGGGAGCACTTTCACGCTCCGGCTCCCGAAGTCGGCACCGCCCGGGGTATCCGGCGGAGCAGGAGGAGGGCCTTGA
- a CDS encoding ATP-binding protein, producing MFAALAENVRDYAVFLLDPDGIVIYWGEGARLMKWWTADEVEGAHLRAMYLDGGSEDGTAEEHLQSAAERGEYTGEGQRVRSDGSTFWAGVALTALRDADGTLLGFAKVTRDLTARHAAEAALRAASESAEALRAGQEANRSRAEFLTTLSHEIRTPVNAIIGYADLLEMETAGSLASEQRAHVERIRSSGRHLLGLVNDTLDLSRMEADRMPFGGAVERIGPAVEGALALVEPQAKAKTLRLANEISGSAADTPYYGDEERVRQIVVNLLGNAVKFTPGGGRITVSAGTAEHASPEADLKGPGPWAWIRVEDTGPGIPPERLAAIFEPFEQADMSGGQHGGSGLGVTISRRLARLMGGDITARSEVGLGTSFFLWLPAVGSMARQPRPEASLDGAAATENEQARPGSRPHPEDTDRQDTSRAQRTFLAEASRCLADSLDYETTLETVAGLALPLLGSWSIVDLVSPDGSVRRLSIVHADPAQQAIARELKEGWPPLRDDPMGVPVVARTRRAEVVPEITEAFLVSVARTEENLARLRALGMSSLITVPMSARGRVLGAITFVTSSAGRRFDKADMSVAEDLAARCGIAIDNARLHRAALALVEAERASARKEAEEQIKTELLATASHELRTPLNIMAGYLELLTMEIAGPLTTTQKHYVERVRAGEKQLLRIVEDMLNFVRLHEKKVEYHLDDVGLCSVVEDASGAYRQSFEENGLELVTRCEPGVCAHADPAKVWQILMNLLSNARKFSEAGGEVAVECRMDGDRPTIRVRDTGQGIPPEKLDSVFEPFVQGDGSLTRPAEGMGLGLSVSRQLARDMAGDLTVESTIGVGSTFVLSLAPVQES from the coding sequence CATGAAGTGGTGGACCGCGGACGAGGTCGAAGGCGCCCACCTGCGCGCCATGTACCTCGACGGCGGCTCGGAGGACGGAACCGCCGAGGAGCACCTTCAGAGCGCGGCCGAGCGGGGGGAGTACACGGGCGAGGGACAGCGCGTCCGAAGCGACGGCTCCACCTTCTGGGCCGGGGTCGCGCTCACGGCCCTGCGCGATGCGGACGGCACCCTGCTGGGCTTCGCCAAGGTGACTCGCGACCTGACGGCGCGCCATGCGGCCGAGGCGGCGCTCAGGGCTGCGAGCGAATCCGCCGAGGCACTGAGGGCAGGGCAGGAGGCGAACCGGAGCAGGGCCGAGTTCCTGACGACGCTCAGCCACGAGATCCGCACCCCGGTCAACGCGATCATCGGTTACGCAGACCTGCTGGAGATGGAAACGGCGGGCTCACTCGCCAGCGAGCAGCGAGCCCACGTCGAGCGCATCCGATCGAGCGGCAGGCACCTGCTGGGGCTGGTGAACGACACGCTGGACCTCTCGCGCATGGAAGCGGACCGGATGCCCTTCGGCGGGGCGGTGGAACGGATCGGACCTGCGGTGGAGGGCGCTCTCGCGCTGGTGGAGCCGCAGGCGAAAGCGAAGACGCTTCGCCTGGCGAACGAGATCTCCGGGTCCGCCGCCGATACGCCCTACTATGGAGACGAGGAGCGGGTGCGGCAGATCGTGGTGAACCTGCTCGGGAACGCGGTCAAGTTCACGCCCGGGGGCGGGCGGATCACCGTCAGTGCCGGGACGGCGGAGCATGCCTCGCCGGAAGCCGACCTGAAGGGGCCGGGGCCGTGGGCGTGGATTCGCGTCGAGGACACGGGGCCGGGGATCCCACCGGAGCGGCTCGCGGCCATCTTCGAGCCGTTCGAGCAGGCTGACATGTCCGGGGGCCAGCATGGCGGGAGCGGGCTCGGCGTTACCATCAGCAGGCGGCTGGCGCGCCTCATGGGTGGCGACATCACCGCGCGAAGCGAGGTGGGCCTCGGAACGAGCTTCTTCCTCTGGCTTCCCGCGGTGGGGAGCATGGCGCGCCAGCCTCGCCCGGAGGCCTCGCTCGACGGCGCAGCCGCCACCGAGAACGAGCAGGCGAGGCCCGGTAGCCGCCCGCACCCCGAAGATACGGATCGGCAGGATACGAGCCGCGCCCAGAGGACGTTCCTGGCCGAGGCCAGCCGGTGCCTGGCCGATTCGCTCGACTACGAGACCACACTCGAGACCGTCGCCGGGCTCGCTCTCCCTCTGCTCGGCTCCTGGTCCATCGTGGACCTCGTGAGTCCCGACGGCTCGGTTCGGCGGCTCTCCATCGTCCACGCCGATCCCGCGCAGCAGGCCATCGCGCGGGAGCTGAAGGAGGGCTGGCCTCCTCTCCGTGACGACCCGATGGGCGTCCCCGTCGTCGCACGCACCCGGCGCGCGGAGGTCGTCCCGGAGATCACCGAGGCGTTCCTGGTGAGTGTCGCCCGTACCGAGGAGAACCTGGCTCGACTCCGCGCGCTGGGGATGTCCTCGCTGATCACCGTTCCCATGTCCGCTCGAGGGCGGGTGCTCGGGGCGATCACCTTTGTCACGTCGTCCGCAGGCCGCCGGTTCGACAAGGCCGACATGTCGGTCGCCGAGGATCTGGCCGCGCGGTGCGGGATCGCGATCGACAACGCCCGTCTGCACCGCGCGGCGCTGGCACTGGTCGAGGCTGAACGCGCGAGTGCTCGGAAGGAGGCCGAGGAGCAGATCAAGACCGAGCTCCTCGCGACCGCCAGTCATGAGCTCCGCACGCCGCTCAACATCATGGCCGGGTACCTGGAGCTTCTGACCATGGAGATCGCGGGCCCGCTGACCACCACCCAGAAACATTACGTGGAGCGAGTCCGGGCCGGCGAGAAGCAGCTCCTGCGCATCGTGGAGGACATGCTGAACTTCGTGCGCCTCCACGAGAAGAAGGTGGAGTACCACCTCGACGACGTGGGTCTTTGCTCGGTTGTCGAGGACGCATCGGGAGCCTACCGACAGAGCTTCGAGGAGAATGGGTTGGAGCTCGTGACCCGTTGCGAACCCGGTGTTTGTGCGCATGCGGATCCGGCCAAGGTCTGGCAGATCCTGATGAACCTGCTCTCCAACGCGCGTAAGTTCAGCGAGGCCGGCGGCGAGGTGGCGGTCGAGTGCAGGATGGATGGAGATCGGCCGACGATTCGGGTCCGTGACACCGGGCAGGGCATCCCGCCCGAGAAGCTGGACTCCGTGTTCGAGCCGTTCGTGCAGGGAGACGGGAGCCTCACGCGTCCTGCGGAGGGGATGGGACTTGGCCTCTCAGTCAGTCGGCAGCTTGCGCGAGACATGGCGGGCGACCTCACGGTGGAAAGCACCATCGGTGTGGGCTCCACGTTCGTCCTGTCGCTCGCGCCGGTCCAGGAGAGCTGA